The following are encoded together in the Mammaliicoccus vitulinus genome:
- the rocF gene encoding arginase, which yields MKKCIEIIGAPTAFGQRKLGVNFGPDALRYAGLIERIENIGHEVIDKGNVESPAIDMKKYKNEQKGLRNLDEVIKFSTNLYEAVNETKRKNNFPLILGGDHSLSIGSIAGISKHYENLGVIWYDAHGDLNTLDSSPSGNIHGMPLRALLGDGDENLTNIGGYKNKVKPENVVLIGMRDLDDGEKEYIKEVGIRTYTMADIDKLGMSKVISETIDYLKDKTDGIHLSLDVDALDPVETPGTGTTVPGGVTYRESHLAMEMLHESNLIVSADLVEVNPLIDEYNKTAHQAIGLMGSFFGEKLL from the coding sequence ATGAAAAAATGCATTGAGATTATAGGTGCACCAACAGCTTTTGGTCAGCGTAAATTAGGCGTTAATTTTGGGCCAGACGCATTAAGATATGCAGGTTTAATAGAAAGAATAGAAAATATAGGTCATGAAGTAATAGATAAAGGTAATGTCGAATCACCAGCCATTGACATGAAAAAATATAAAAACGAACAAAAAGGGTTAAGAAATTTAGATGAAGTTATTAAGTTTTCTACTAATTTATATGAAGCTGTAAATGAAACAAAGCGTAAAAATAATTTCCCACTCATTCTAGGCGGAGATCATTCTTTATCCATTGGTTCAATTGCAGGTATTAGTAAACACTATGAAAATTTGGGTGTGATTTGGTATGATGCTCATGGTGATTTAAATACATTAGATTCTTCTCCGAGTGGTAATATTCACGGTATGCCTTTAAGAGCGTTATTAGGTGATGGAGACGAGAATCTGACTAATATTGGTGGATATAAAAATAAAGTGAAACCTGAGAATGTTGTCTTAATAGGGATGAGAGATTTAGACGATGGGGAAAAGGAATATATTAAAGAAGTAGGCATCCGTACATACACGATGGCAGATATCGATAAACTTGGAATGAGTAAAGTCATTTCTGAAACAATCGATTATTTGAAAGATAAAACAGATGGTATTCATCTTTCTCTTGATGTAGATGCTTTAGATCCTGTTGAAACACCTGGTACAGGAACGACTGTCCCTGGAGGTGTAACATATAGAGAAAGTCATTTAGCAATGGAAATGCTACATGAATCCAATTTGATTGTTTCAGCTGATTTAGTTGAAGTTAATCCTCTTATTGATGAGTATAACAAGACTGCACACCAAGCTATAGGTTTGATGGGATCATTCTTCGGTGAAAAATTATTGTAA
- the cdaA gene encoding diadenylate cyclase CdaA, producing the protein MQLPDIFGELSALKVITGILDLIIVWYVLYLIITVVKGTKAIQLLKGIFFIIIGRTVSNFLNLTTTTVLFDFVLQWGFLAIIVIFQPEFRRALEQLGRGSLFKRVNVTTSAEQERLTDSVDKAVQYMAKRRIGALIVFEKETGLQDYIETGIPINADISQELLTNIFIPNTPLHDGAMIIQEQKIATAASYLPLSDSQKISKSLGTRHRAAVGISEVSDAFTVVVSEETGSISVTINGKLRKEISSEAFRELLVEHWFGSVQSRKDVK; encoded by the coding sequence ATGCAGTTACCTGATATTTTTGGTGAATTAAGTGCCTTAAAGGTTATAACAGGTATACTTGATTTAATTATTGTATGGTATGTATTGTACTTGATTATAACTGTTGTTAAAGGTACAAAAGCGATACAATTATTAAAAGGTATATTTTTCATCATAATAGGTAGAACAGTAAGTAATTTTTTAAATTTAACAACTACTACAGTCCTATTTGATTTTGTATTGCAGTGGGGTTTTTTAGCAATCATTGTAATATTCCAACCAGAGTTCAGAAGAGCTTTAGAACAATTAGGGCGTGGAAGTTTATTTAAACGAGTCAATGTCACGACATCAGCAGAACAAGAAAGGTTAACTGATAGTGTCGATAAAGCAGTGCAATATATGGCTAAAAGAAGAATTGGTGCATTAATTGTGTTTGAAAAAGAAACAGGACTGCAAGATTACATAGAAACAGGTATACCTATTAATGCTGACATTTCTCAAGAGTTACTCACTAATATTTTCATTCCTAATACGCCATTACATGATGGAGCAATGATCATCCAAGAACAAAAAATTGCTACAGCGGCAAGTTATTTACCTTTATCTGATAGTCAGAAAATCTCTAAAAGTTTAGGTACTAGACATAGAGCAGCTGTAGGAATATCAGAAGTATCAGATGCATTTACAGTTGTTGTATCTGAAGAAACGGGTTCGATTTCTGTAACGATTAACGGCAAACTTAGAAAAGAAATATCAAGTGAAGCATTTAGAGAATTACTAGTTGAGCATTGGTTTGGTTCTGTTCAAAGCAGAAAGGATGTGAAGTAG
- a CDS encoding YbbR-like domain-containing protein gives MLESKWGLRFVALILALLMFLSVNNVFGSLFSENALKNSAHTIEDVPVDTLYNTKELYLSGAPKTVDVKVSGPQSTILQAEKLLNFKVELDLRNKSVGQYKENFKIKGLSDELKATVIPKSANVTLQEKVSKKYPIEAEINQNRIASGYELVGETISPSQVTITGGQEELNKIAYVKATLDENKQLTDNTTEKAGISVLDSNLNKLDVQIRPDTVNVNIKVARSSKTVSLNPITKGSTSKGIIINEINLDKTEVKIYGSRNVLDGIGSIDVPVDVSNVDGNTTKTVGLDLPDGVDEADVKDVEAKIETSKN, from the coding sequence ATGCTAGAGTCTAAATGGGGATTACGTTTTGTAGCTTTAATACTAGCATTACTCATGTTTTTATCTGTTAATAATGTATTCGGAAGTTTGTTTTCAGAAAATGCATTGAAAAATTCTGCGCATACTATAGAGGATGTACCTGTTGATACGTTATATAATACGAAAGAATTATATTTGTCTGGTGCACCTAAAACTGTAGATGTAAAAGTTTCAGGACCTCAATCAACAATTTTACAAGCTGAGAAATTATTGAATTTTAAAGTAGAATTGGATCTACGAAATAAATCAGTTGGTCAATATAAAGAAAACTTTAAAATTAAAGGTTTAAGTGATGAGTTAAAAGCTACAGTTATTCCAAAAAGTGCTAATGTTACATTACAAGAAAAAGTATCGAAAAAATATCCGATTGAAGCTGAAATCAATCAAAATAGAATTGCTTCAGGTTACGAATTAGTTGGAGAAACGATCAGTCCATCGCAAGTAACGATTACTGGTGGCCAGGAAGAGTTGAATAAAATTGCCTATGTTAAAGCAACGTTGGATGAAAACAAGCAATTAACAGACAATACAACTGAAAAAGCTGGTATCAGTGTGCTTGATAGTAACTTAAATAAATTGGATGTACAAATTAGACCAGATACAGTAAATGTAAATATAAAAGTAGCGAGATCTAGTAAAACAGTGAGTTTAAATCCCATTACAAAGGGTTCAACCTCAAAAGGTATTATTATAAATGAGATTAATTTAGATAAAACTGAAGTTAAAATATATGGTTCACGAAATGTACTTGATGGCATTGGATCAATAGATGTACCTGTTGATGTTTCTAACGTTGATGGAAATACAACTAAAACAGTTGGTTTGGACTTGCCTGATGGTGTGGATGAAGCAGATGTTAAAGATGTTGAAGCAAAAATTGAAACTTCTAAAAACTAA
- the glmM gene encoding phosphoglucosamine mutase: MGKYFGTDGVRGVANSELTPEIAFRLGRFGGYVLSKKHNSENPKVLVGRDTRVSGEMLESALIAGLSSIGAEVMRLGVISTPGVAYLTREVDADLGVMISASHNPVADNGIKFFGPDGFKLTDEEELEIEKLLDSTEDNLPRPTGNQLNHTSDYFEGAQKYISYIKSTVDGDLDGLKIVLDGAHGATYSLAPYLFGDLEANSETIGCKPDGYNINLNVGSTHPEELAKAVVDYGADLGLAFDGDGDRIIAVDEKGQIVDGDQIMFVLAQDMAKNGDLKDNMVVSTVMSNLGFYKALEEEGIKSNKTKVGDRYVVEEMRRASYSLGGEQSGHIVLMDYNTTGDGLLTGAHLASIVKRSGKSLSDLTSKMKKYPQRLVNVRVSDKYGVEENTKVAEIITKVEVEMNGEGRILVRPSGTEPLVRVMVEAKTEEDAERYVNSIAEVVKDEMGIE; encoded by the coding sequence ATGGGCAAATATTTTGGTACTGACGGTGTAAGAGGTGTAGCCAATTCTGAGTTGACGCCAGAAATCGCATTCAGATTAGGTAGATTTGGGGGTTATGTATTATCAAAGAAACACAATAGTGAGAATCCAAAGGTATTAGTAGGTAGAGATACACGTGTTTCTGGAGAAATGTTAGAATCAGCTTTAATTGCTGGTCTTTCATCAATTGGTGCAGAAGTAATGAGATTAGGTGTTATTTCTACTCCTGGTGTTGCATATTTAACGAGAGAAGTAGATGCTGACCTTGGTGTAATGATCAGTGCCTCTCATAACCCTGTTGCTGACAATGGCATTAAATTCTTTGGACCAGATGGCTTTAAGTTAACTGATGAAGAAGAATTAGAAATTGAAAAACTATTAGATTCAACAGAAGATAACTTACCACGACCAACTGGGAACCAATTAAATCATACTTCTGATTATTTTGAAGGTGCTCAAAAATATATAAGCTATATTAAATCTACAGTTGATGGAGATTTAGATGGACTGAAAATTGTGTTAGATGGCGCGCATGGTGCTACATATTCACTTGCACCATACTTATTTGGAGATTTAGAGGCAAATAGTGAAACGATTGGTTGTAAACCTGACGGATATAATATCAATTTGAATGTCGGTTCTACACATCCAGAAGAATTGGCTAAAGCTGTAGTAGATTATGGTGCTGATTTAGGCTTAGCATTTGATGGAGATGGCGATAGAATTATTGCTGTAGATGAAAAGGGTCAAATCGTTGACGGAGACCAAATTATGTTCGTTTTAGCTCAAGATATGGCTAAAAATGGTGACTTAAAAGACAATATGGTTGTTTCTACTGTTATGAGTAATTTAGGCTTTTATAAAGCACTTGAAGAAGAAGGTATTAAATCTAATAAAACAAAAGTAGGCGACAGATATGTTGTTGAAGAAATGAGACGAGCTTCTTATAGTCTTGGTGGCGAGCAGTCTGGACATATTGTTCTTATGGATTATAATACAACTGGTGATGGATTATTAACGGGTGCACATTTAGCAAGCATCGTTAAAAGATCTGGAAAAAGTCTTAGTGATTTAACGAGCAAAATGAAAAAATATCCACAAAGATTAGTGAATGTAAGAGTTTCTGACAAATACGGCGTAGAAGAAAATACAAAAGTTGCAGAAATCATTACTAAAGTGGAAGTTGAAATGAATGGTGAAGGTCGTATATTAGTAAGACCTTCAGGAACTGAGCCATTAGTTCGAGTGATGGTAGAAGCTAAAACAGAAGAAGATGCTGAAAGATATGTAAATAGTATTGCAGAAGTTGTAAAAGACGAAATGGGCATTGAATAA
- the glmS gene encoding glutamine--fructose-6-phosphate transaminase (isomerizing), whose protein sequence is MCGIVGYIGSENAKELLLKGLEKLEYRGYDSAGIAVRNEEEIKVFKAKGRIAELRKAASDDFDGNIGIGHTRWATHGVPNYENAHPHQSTSGRFTLVHNGVIENYEQLKSEYLEGITFKSDTDTEVIVELIGHFSNEGLTTEEAFNKVLSLLHGSYALGLLDEQDAETIYVAKNKSPLLVGIGEGFNVIASDAIAMLAVTDTYKELVDNEIVIVKRDEVIIKNQDGEVIERDSYKAEIDASDVEKGTYEHYMLKEIHEQPGVMRNIIQNYQDEDGNLKIDKAIIDDVAQADRIYIVACGTSYHAGLVGKEFIEKWAGVPTEVHVASEFVYNMPLLSEKPLFIFISQSGETADSRAVLVEAKRLGHKALTITNVPGSTLSREADHTLILHAGPEIAVASTKAYTAQIAVLAILSQVVANAHNKETGVDIIPELAKVTTAITAIVDDAPKMEQIAKDFLETTRNAFFIGRTLDYYVGLEGALKLKEISYIQAEGFAGGELKHGTIALIEEGTPIVALATQAKVNLSIRGNVKEVVARGAHPCIISMEGLEHDHDTYVIPHVHEMLSPLVSVVTLQLISYYAALHRGCDVDKPRNLAKSVTVE, encoded by the coding sequence ATGTGTGGAATAGTAGGATATATAGGTTCAGAAAATGCTAAAGAATTGTTACTTAAAGGTTTAGAAAAACTAGAATATAGAGGTTATGATTCAGCAGGTATTGCTGTTAGAAACGAAGAAGAAATTAAAGTGTTTAAAGCAAAAGGTAGAATAGCTGAATTACGTAAAGCAGCTTCAGATGATTTCGATGGAAATATTGGTATTGGACATACACGTTGGGCAACACACGGTGTGCCAAACTATGAAAATGCTCACCCTCACCAATCTACATCTGGACGTTTTACACTAGTACACAATGGTGTAATTGAAAATTATGAACAACTAAAAAGTGAATATTTAGAAGGTATCACATTCAAATCAGATACTGATACTGAAGTAATTGTAGAATTGATCGGACACTTCTCTAATGAAGGTTTGACGACTGAAGAAGCTTTCAATAAAGTATTATCATTATTACATGGTTCTTATGCACTTGGTTTATTAGATGAACAAGATGCAGAAACAATTTATGTAGCTAAAAATAAATCACCTCTATTAGTTGGTATCGGAGAAGGCTTTAACGTTATTGCTTCAGATGCAATTGCGATGTTAGCTGTTACAGATACTTACAAAGAATTAGTAGACAATGAAATTGTAATTGTTAAACGTGATGAAGTAATCATTAAAAATCAAGATGGTGAAGTAATCGAAAGAGATAGCTATAAAGCTGAAATCGATGCTTCAGATGTTGAAAAAGGTACTTATGAACATTACATGTTAAAAGAAATTCATGAACAACCTGGTGTTATGCGTAACATTATTCAAAATTACCAAGATGAAGATGGCAATCTTAAAATAGATAAAGCAATCATCGACGATGTAGCTCAAGCTGATAGAATTTATATCGTTGCTTGTGGTACAAGTTATCATGCAGGTTTAGTAGGTAAAGAGTTTATTGAAAAATGGGCTGGCGTGCCAACAGAAGTACATGTTGCATCTGAATTTGTTTATAACATGCCTTTATTATCTGAAAAACCATTATTTATCTTTATTTCACAATCAGGTGAAACAGCAGATAGCCGTGCAGTATTAGTAGAAGCGAAACGTTTAGGACATAAAGCATTAACAATCACGAACGTTCCAGGCTCTACGCTATCACGTGAAGCGGATCATACATTGATCTTACATGCAGGTCCAGAAATCGCTGTTGCTTCTACAAAAGCATATACAGCTCAAATAGCAGTATTAGCAATTCTTTCTCAAGTAGTGGCTAATGCACATAATAAAGAAACAGGTGTTGATATTATACCTGAGTTAGCAAAAGTGACGACAGCAATTACAGCAATTGTTGACGATGCACCAAAAATGGAACAAATTGCAAAAGACTTTTTAGAAACGACTCGTAACGCATTCTTCATTGGACGTACATTGGATTACTATGTTGGACTTGAAGGTGCATTAAAACTTAAAGAAATCTCTTATATACAAGCAGAAGGATTTGCTGGTGGAGAATTGAAACACGGAACGATTGCTTTAATTGAAGAAGGTACACCAATTGTTGCTTTAGCTACACAAGCAAAAGTTAACTTATCAATTCGTGGTAACGTTAAAGAAGTAGTAGCACGTGGCGCTCATCCATGTATTATCTCAATGGAAGGTTTAGAACACGATCATGATACGTATGTTATACCACATGTACATGAAATGTTATCTCCACTTGTTTCAGTTGTTACATTACAACTTATTTCTTATTACGCAGCATTACACAGAGGTTGTGACGTAGATAAACCACGTAACTTAGCTAAATCAGTTACTGTAGAATAA
- a CDS encoding metal-sensing transcriptional repressor — MGESLHEHTVTPRTKEEKDKVINRLKRIEGQVRGIQSMVDEDRYCVDILVQISAVQSALKNVGFAVTERHIKHCVTDAIQNGEGDETIDELMSVLKQFSK; from the coding sequence ATGGGTGAGTCTTTACATGAACATACAGTAACACCAAGAACGAAAGAGGAAAAAGATAAAGTAATTAATCGACTTAAACGTATTGAAGGGCAAGTTAGAGGTATACAAAGTATGGTTGATGAAGATAGATATTGTGTTGATATTCTCGTGCAGATTAGTGCTGTTCAATCTGCTTTAAAAAATGTAGGGTTTGCAGTAACGGAACGCCATATTAAACATTGTGTTACAGATGCTATTCAAAATGGCGAAGGTGATGAGACGATAGATGAGTTGATGAGTGTACTTAAACAATTTTCTAAGTGA
- a CDS encoding heavy metal translocating P-type ATPase: protein MNDSKQVTVGVTGMTCAACSSRIEKVLNRMDGVEAQVNLSTEKASITFNDDDTNLSDIKKKIENLGYGVLTEKVDLDIYGMTCAACSSRIEKVLNRQEGVEKASVNLTTEQANVEYNPELIDEKSIIDKIKKIGYDAKSQNDSKDKKSYKENEVKQMKIKLIVSGVLSLPLILTMFVHLFNLSLPQILMNPWFQFTLATPVQFIIGWQFYVGAYKNLKNGGANMDVLVALGTSAAYFYSLYEAIKTIANPAYMPHLYFETSAVLITLILFGKYLEKRAKSQTTNALSSLLNLQAKEARVIRNHEEVMIPVEDVVVGDILNIKPGEKVPVDGVIEKGRTSIDESVITGESIPVEKSINEEVIGSTINKNGLINIKATKVGKETALASIVKIVEEAQGSKAPIQRLADVISGYFVPIVVGIAILTFVIWITLIDAGQFENALVAAIAVLVIACPCALGLATPTSIMVGTGKAAESGILFKGGEHLERTHALNTIVLDKTGTITKGKPEVTDYTGDAETLQLLASAEKGSEHPLAEAIVAYATEQDITINNVDDFDAIPGYGIKAHVNGKEILVGNRKLMSEHGIDINIFEKDLSNLETEGKTAMLVAIDNTFKGIVAVADTIKEHAPEAIKMLHEEGMEVIMLTGDNERTAQAIANQVGIHHVISEVLPEEKANKIKELQNLGKKVAMVGDGVNDAPALAIADIGIAIGTGTEVAIEAADVTILGGDLLLIPKAIKISHATIKNIKQNLFWAFGYNTAGIPIAALGLLAPWVAGAAMALSSVSVVTNALRLKKVKL from the coding sequence ATGAATGATTCTAAACAAGTAACTGTTGGCGTGACAGGTATGACATGTGCGGCATGCTCAAGTCGAATTGAAAAAGTGTTGAATAGAATGGATGGTGTGGAAGCTCAAGTCAATTTATCTACAGAGAAAGCTTCTATTACATTCAATGATGATGACACAAACTTATCCGATATTAAGAAAAAAATAGAAAATTTAGGATATGGTGTGCTAACTGAAAAAGTGGATTTAGATATTTATGGCATGACATGTGCCGCATGTTCAAGTCGAATAGAAAAAGTATTAAATCGACAAGAAGGTGTTGAAAAAGCTTCTGTAAACTTAACTACTGAACAAGCAAATGTTGAATATAATCCAGAATTGATTGATGAAAAATCAATTATTGATAAAATTAAAAAAATTGGCTACGATGCTAAGTCTCAAAATGATTCAAAAGATAAAAAGTCATATAAAGAAAATGAAGTTAAACAGATGAAAATAAAGCTTATTGTTTCAGGTGTTTTGTCGTTGCCACTTATATTAACAATGTTTGTTCATTTGTTTAATCTTTCTTTACCACAAATTTTAATGAATCCTTGGTTTCAATTTACTTTAGCCACACCCGTTCAGTTTATAATAGGTTGGCAATTTTATGTTGGCGCTTATAAAAACTTGAAAAATGGCGGCGCAAATATGGATGTACTTGTTGCATTAGGTACAAGTGCAGCATATTTTTATAGCTTATATGAAGCGATAAAAACAATTGCTAATCCAGCGTATATGCCGCATTTATACTTTGAAACAAGTGCAGTTTTAATTACGCTAATCTTGTTTGGTAAATATTTAGAAAAACGTGCTAAAAGTCAAACGACAAATGCGCTATCTTCACTATTAAACTTACAAGCAAAAGAAGCGAGAGTCATTCGTAATCATGAAGAAGTGATGATTCCCGTAGAAGATGTCGTTGTTGGAGATATATTAAATATTAAACCTGGTGAAAAGGTACCTGTAGATGGTGTTATAGAAAAGGGTAGAACATCTATTGATGAGTCTGTGATAACAGGTGAATCTATACCAGTAGAAAAATCAATCAACGAAGAAGTTATAGGATCAACGATTAATAAAAATGGCTTAATTAATATTAAAGCAACTAAAGTAGGTAAAGAAACAGCGTTAGCATCAATCGTTAAAATCGTTGAAGAAGCACAAGGATCTAAAGCACCTATTCAACGATTGGCAGATGTTATATCAGGTTACTTTGTTCCAATAGTAGTCGGTATAGCTATTTTAACTTTCGTAATATGGATTACTTTAATTGATGCAGGACAATTTGAAAATGCACTTGTAGCAGCAATTGCCGTTCTTGTTATAGCTTGTCCATGTGCACTAGGGTTGGCTACACCTACATCAATAATGGTGGGAACTGGAAAAGCAGCAGAAAGTGGTATTTTATTTAAAGGTGGAGAACATTTAGAACGCACACATGCACTAAATACGATTGTTTTGGATAAGACTGGAACCATTACAAAAGGGAAACCTGAAGTGACTGACTATACTGGAGATGCAGAAACTTTACAATTATTGGCCAGTGCTGAAAAAGGATCAGAACATCCATTAGCTGAAGCTATCGTGGCATATGCAACAGAACAAGATATAACAATTAACAATGTAGATGATTTCGATGCTATACCAGGATACGGTATAAAAGCGCATGTGAATGGTAAAGAGATTTTAGTAGGTAATAGAAAATTGATGTCAGAGCACGGTATTGATATAAACATATTTGAGAAAGATTTATCTAATTTGGAAACTGAAGGTAAGACAGCGATGCTAGTTGCAATTGATAACACATTTAAAGGTATCGTGGCTGTAGCAGATACAATTAAAGAGCATGCACCTGAAGCGATTAAAATGTTGCATGAAGAAGGCATGGAAGTGATAATGCTTACCGGTGATAATGAAAGAACGGCACAAGCGATCGCAAACCAAGTAGGTATTCATCACGTAATATCAGAAGTATTGCCAGAAGAAAAAGCAAACAAAATAAAAGAATTACAAAACTTAGGTAAAAAAGTAGCGATGGTTGGGGATGGTGTTAATGATGCACCAGCATTGGCTATAGCAGATATAGGTATTGCAATAGGTACAGGAACAGAAGTTGCAATTGAAGCGGCGGATGTAACCATTTTAGGTGGAGACTTGTTGCTCATACCAAAAGCAATTAAAATTAGTCATGCTACTATAAAAAATATAAAACAAAACTTATTCTGGGCATTTGGTTATAATACAGCTGGCATTCCAATAGCTGCATTAGGATTATTAGCTCCATGGGTTGCAGGTGCTGCTATGGCGTTAAGTTCAGTTAGTGTTGTAACAAACGCATTGAGATTAAAAAAAGTGAAATTATAA
- a CDS encoding DedA family protein, whose protein sequence is MESWITSVMEQFGYVGIALLILLENVFPPIPSEVILTFGGFMTTKSELTIIGVVIASTIGSVVGAVILYWIGRILNVDRIERIIEKWGKYLRLTKEDVRKADAWFDKYGPWTVFFCRFIPLIRSLISVPAGMSGMNQWLFLLLTTLGTLIWNLVLVIVGAKVGDNWHQIVNYMDVYSNIMYAVIAIGIVVFIVWFIKRKKTSQN, encoded by the coding sequence ATGGAGAGTTGGATTACAAGTGTGATGGAACAATTTGGTTATGTAGGTATAGCCTTATTGATATTATTAGAAAATGTTTTTCCACCCATTCCGTCTGAAGTGATTTTGACGTTTGGTGGCTTTATGACGACTAAATCAGAGCTGACGATAATCGGAGTGGTTATTGCATCTACTATTGGCTCAGTTGTTGGAGCAGTTATTTTATATTGGATTGGTCGTATACTTAACGTCGATAGAATCGAAAGAATTATCGAAAAGTGGGGTAAGTATCTTAGATTAACTAAGGAAGATGTAAGAAAAGCTGATGCATGGTTTGATAAGTATGGTCCATGGACAGTATTCTTCTGTAGGTTTATACCACTTATTAGAAGCTTGATTTCTGTTCCAGCTGGTATGAGCGGTATGAATCAATGGTTATTCTTACTATTAACAACTTTAGGAACGCTTATTTGGAATTTAGTTTTAGTTATCGTGGGCGCTAAAGTTGGCGATAATTGGCATCAAATCGTTAACTATATGGATGTCTATTCCAATATTATGTATGCCGTTATAGCGATTGGCATTGTTGTATTTATTGTTTGGTTTATTAAAAGGAAGAAAACTTCCCAAAATTAA
- a CDS encoding VOC family protein, with protein MFHGSDAVLVKGITLNVKDLEKMTVFYDSIIGLTVINKTENQTVFEIGQSGHTITLNLLKEGRQPSMREAGLFHIALLLPTTADLADFLIHASKLNVPLGAGDHIVSEALYLNDPEGNGIEVYRDRDSRNWNWNDGNVQMDTHEVNAEALIEQASAEGWNGMPHGAIIGHLHLKTNDIDASKSFYLNTLSLNPVVCNFPNALFMSTKNYHHHIAINTWQSNKPREESDNSYGLANIMIQQPNVETKVVTSPDGLRFEINPA; from the coding sequence ATGTTTCACGGTAGCGATGCAGTATTAGTTAAAGGTATAACATTAAATGTGAAAGATTTAGAAAAAATGACTGTTTTTTATGACAGTATAATAGGATTAACAGTAATAAATAAGACTGAAAACCAAACAGTATTTGAAATTGGTCAGTCAGGTCATACGATTACTTTAAATTTATTAAAGGAAGGTAGACAGCCTAGCATGAGAGAAGCGGGTTTATTCCACATTGCGCTATTATTGCCTACAACAGCGGATTTAGCTGACTTTCTTATACATGCTTCAAAATTAAATGTTCCGTTAGGTGCTGGCGATCATATAGTGTCTGAAGCTTTATATTTAAATGATCCTGAAGGAAATGGTATAGAAGTATACAGAGATCGTGATTCACGTAATTGGAACTGGAACGATGGCAATGTGCAGATGGATACACATGAAGTAAATGCTGAGGCGTTAATTGAACAAGCTTCAGCTGAAGGATGGAACGGCATGCCTCATGGTGCTATAATTGGGCACTTACATTTAAAGACAAATGATATAGATGCGTCAAAATCATTTTATTTAAATACTTTGAGTTTAAATCCGGTAGTATGCAACTTTCCGAATGCTTTATTTATGTCTACAAAAAATTATCATCATCATATTGCGATTAACACGTGGCAATCAAATAAACCGAGAGAAGAATCAGACAACAGTTATGGCTTAGCGAATATTATGATACAACAGCCAAATGTTGAAACAAAAGTTGTGACTTCACCAGATGGTTTACGATTTGAAATAAATCCTGCGTGA
- a CDS encoding ABC transporter ATP-binding protein, producing the protein MLLDLKNINWIREGKYILKDISWEINDGEHWVLYGLNGAGKSTILDIINAYTAPSSGEFEILDMKQGKPGYSADGIRKQIGYVSQSLFKKMRQEDNAFTTVISGAFASIGVYEEPSEQIKEKAKAICETLGITHYINRRFGTLSQGEQTRVLIGRALMSEPRLLILDEPTNGLDFVAREDLLERIGNIGQDKNGPTMIYVTHHLEEVLPVFKKILLLKDGEVFESGNIQSVVNDKNMSELFNINVDVTFKNDRPILSKK; encoded by the coding sequence ATGCTTCTTGATTTGAAAAATATTAATTGGATACGTGAAGGTAAATACATATTAAAAGATATTTCTTGGGAAATAAATGATGGCGAACATTGGGTATTGTATGGATTAAATGGTGCTGGTAAATCTACAATACTTGATATTATTAATGCTTATACGGCACCTTCTTCAGGTGAATTTGAAATATTAGATATGAAACAAGGCAAACCAGGGTATTCTGCTGACGGTATTAGAAAACAAATTGGTTACGTTTCTCAATCTTTATTTAAAAAAATGCGACAAGAAGACAATGCATTTACGACAGTCATAAGTGGAGCTTTTGCTTCTATAGGTGTATATGAAGAGCCTAGTGAACAAATTAAAGAAAAAGCAAAAGCGATTTGTGAAACATTAGGCATTACACATTATATTAATCGTAGATTCGGGACTTTATCACAAGGTGAACAAACACGCGTATTAATTGGTCGTGCATTAATGTCTGAACCTAGGCTGCTTATTCTCGATGAACCTACAAATGGCTTAGATTTCGTGGCAAGAGAAGATTTGTTAGAAAGAATCGGCAATATTGGTCAAGATAAAAATGGACCTACAATGATATATGTTACGCATCACTTAGAAGAAGTACTCCCTGTATTTAAAAAAATCTTATTATTAAAAGATGGAGAAGTGTTTGAATCTGGAAATATACAATCTGTTGTTAATGATAAAAATATGAGTGAATTATTCAATATTAATGTTGATGTTACCTTTAAGAATGATAGACCGATATTGTCTAAAAAGTAA